Part of the Candidatus Zixiibacteriota bacterium genome, CCTCCCATTCTGTATATCAGGTAGAGCATAAAGGGAAATAGTGTGAATGACATCAGGTCCCAATCCCTTTCCATGCCCAACACAGGGTTAATGACCAGCACAAAGAGGAATGAACCAGCAAAACACCAAAGCAAAAATGACCTAACAGGTCCAGACCCGACCCTCGCATCCTGGCCCGTCCCAACTAGCCAGATCGCAAGTAATCCAGGCAGCAGAACCAGCGAGAGATTTACAATGTCGAGCAAGTGCTTTGGACTAAACGCCGCGTACTCCGGTGCTGGCGGGCGGCCGATAAACGGGGGCAGGAAAATGACCTCGAATTGGATCTTCGTCAGATACAGCCAGATTAAAATGACGGTGCCTCCAGCCGCGAGCATTGCCACGACCAGCCAATACACCCGGCGCCATTCTAACCTCCGGTCCACAATCGTTAGGTTGTAAATGAGAAGGTAAGCTACTCCAGCAACCAAATATACTGCTTGCAGATGCAGAATGGCCGCGAGACCAGCGGCGAAGAGCGGGGCAAGAATCCACCGACGGTCATTGAAATACTTCAAGACGAGATTGAAGAACGCGGATCCGGCGGCCCAAAGCAGAAAGTAGTACTCGACGTAACCGAAATACAGAAGCATCATGCCTGAAAATAGACAAGTGATAAGACCGAGCAATCGCGCATGGGCGTCCGCGCAGAGCCGACTGACAATGCCAACGCAATTATATATAACCACTGCTCCTGACACGATAGAAAGCACCTGAATGGTTGCCAGAATAGACTGCGGCGAACGCTCTCCAAACATTGCTTGTACCCAGCGCACAAGCCACATCGAACCGGCCTCCGTCCATCTTGCAGCCGGAGCCGAGTCGCGACTGTATATTGACAGAATCGTGTAGCCGTCTCCAAGAAAGTGTGTCTGCATCCGAAAGAGATAGAAGACAGCACACGCAGCCAACGCCAGCCCCAGCTTCGGCACGACGCCATGATCAAAAATGGCTCCCGAAATAGTGTCCGCGAGTCGATCTAAGCGTTTGTTAAGATTACTGGAGAATATTAGTACGATTATTACAGCGAACAGTATCCAATATGCATACCACCACGCGGGTGGCAGAAACTGCAGATGATTGATCCCCCACATGGACTGCAACGGCACATATGAGGCAATCCCAAACAGCGCCATTGTGGCAAACAACGCCACTGCTGCAAGCCATTCTGCTCTGCTCATGGCAGTAGAATAGCTCTGGTTGATTCGGGGAGTCAAGCGGAGAGGTTACGAAGTGCTCGGCTTTGAGGTCGAGATTGCTTCGTTCGTTCCGCCTTCGGCGGAACTCCTCGCAATGACGGGCTTCTGGTCGATAGTGAAATTGTCGCCATCGAGGTGACCGCTGTCGATGCGTCGCCGGTGTTTGCCTTCATCGGCCCGCAAACGGTGGCTGAGGGGGATACGCTGGCGGTCGTTGTCAGCGCGATTGATCCGGACGGTGGTAGTCTCACACTTTCGACGGATAGCCTTCCGATAAACGCCGCTTTTGTCGACAACGGTGACGGGACCGGCAGCCTCAGCTTCAGCCCTGACTTCGGTTAGGAGGGGGTGTACAACGTCACGTTTATTGCCCATGATGGTGTACTGGCCGACAGTGAGATCGTCGCCATCGAAGTGACCGACGTCAACCGCGTGCCGGTGCTGGCCTCGATCAGTTCGCAATCGGTGACGGAGGGGGACACGCTGAAGATTGATGTCACTGCGACTGATCCTGATGGCGACAGCCTGACACTCTCGGCTGTGAACCTGCCGACAAACGCCATCTTCAGTGACAACAGTGACGGTACTGGCAGCTTCAGTTTCAGTCCCGACTTTGCGCAGGCGGGAGCATACAACGTTACCTTCATTGTCTCTGACGGAGTTATGGCCGACAGTGAGATCGTCGCCATAGAAGTGACCTCGGTGAATCTGGCGCCAGTGCTGGCCATGATCGATTCGCAAGTACTGTTCGAGGGGGACACGCTGGCGGTCGAGATCAGCGCAACAGATCCTGATGGCGACAGTTTAATACTGTCGGCGGAGAACCTGCCGACGAACGCCAACTTCAGTGATAACCGTGACGGGACCGGGAGGGTGACCTTTGCTCCCGACTTCACGCAGGCGGGAGTGTATGACGTCACTTTCGTTGTTTCTGACGGTGTTCTGGCCGACAGCGAGGTGGTGGCGATCACGGTCGTCAGACACGACCCGCTTACCATTTCGGGCAACGCGGGTGTCGCTGGTACAATCTTTAGTTATATGATTGATACGACAGAGACAACAACTGCCGACGGGAGCGGCTACTATTCGCTCACCGTTCCGTAC contains:
- a CDS encoding Ig-like domain-containing protein; this encodes MYNVTFIAHDGVLADSEIVAIEVTDVNRVPVLASISSQSVTEGDTLKIDVTATDPDGDSLTLSAVNLPTNAIFSDNSDGTGSFSFSPDFAQAGAYNVTFIVSDGVMADSEIVAIEVTSVNLAPVLAMIDSQVLFEGDTLAVEISATDPDGDSLILSAENLPTNANFSDNRDGTGRVTFAPDFTQAGVYDVTFVVSDGVLADSEVVAITVVRHDPLTISGNAGVAGTIFSYMIDTTETTTADGSGYYSLTVPYGWSGTVTPSMDGYVFSPASRTYANAISNQTDQDFTASIISDVSQDNGGLIPDEFQLAQNYPNPFNPETAIEYAVASRSPVRIEVFNVLGQCVRVLLDEVKAAGNYQMTWDGTDQIGNLVSTGMYLYRIQAGDFVQTKKMLLLK